The Rubidibacter lacunae KORDI 51-2 genome contains a region encoding:
- a CDS encoding GIN domain-containing protein, whose product MIKNTLFSAALVMSSLACEDMSTFTDTVTDTVSNLQADFVQVLGSVDVKITQGDRTALVVRGNRNDLERQPYFLDGRTLVLGANGPRDNYNYGELHYELTLPELNRVSLNGSGNVHINPVELDEIELNVNGSGDIRASSIAAEEIELKIQGSGALEVTEARVQNVSLLVAGSGNINLGEVELDVVKSAIAGSGDISVKSSLALASTVKMSIHGQGGIDMTPVEFDNAKIDILGSGNAQVGEVKSMEVKIVGSGDVHYSGTPEINSNVLGSGNLHRRNRSRDIP is encoded by the coding sequence ATGATCAAAAATACGCTTTTTTCCGCAGCGCTAGTTATGTCCTCTTTGGCTTGTGAAGACATGAGTACTTTTACTGATACTGTCACCGACACTGTGAGTAACTTGCAGGCTGATTTCGTGCAGGTGCTTGGCAGCGTCGATGTGAAAATTACCCAGGGCGATCGGACTGCGCTAGTGGTGCGTGGCAACCGCAATGACCTGGAGCGCCAGCCTTACTTTCTGGACGGTCGCACACTCGTGCTGGGCGCTAATGGGCCTCGCGACAACTACAACTACGGTGAGTTGCATTACGAGCTCACCTTGCCGGAGCTGAATAGGGTATCCCTAAACGGCAGCGGCAATGTTCATATCAACCCAGTTGAGTTGGACGAAATTGAGCTGAACGTGAATGGCTCAGGTGACATCCGCGCGTCTTCGATCGCTGCCGAAGAGATCGAGCTAAAAATCCAGGGTTCTGGCGCACTCGAGGTAACCGAAGCTAGGGTTCAGAACGTTAGTCTGTTGGTTGCCGGCTCGGGCAATATAAACCTGGGCGAGGTGGAACTGGATGTTGTCAAGTCCGCGATCGCAGGCTCCGGTGATATTTCAGTGAAATCTTCATTGGCACTGGCCTCAACTGTAAAGATGAGCATTCATGGTCAAGGGGGGATTGACATGACCCCGGTAGAGTTCGATAACGCCAAGATTGACATCCTCGGTTCCGGTAATGCCCAGGTCGGTGAAGTCAAGTCCATGGAAGTGAAGATCGTCGGCAGTGGCGATGTTCACTACAGTGGCACTCCAGAAATCAATAGCAATGTACTGGGCTCCGGCAATCTTCACCGAAGAAACCGATCCAGAGACATCCCTTGA
- a CDS encoding ArnT family glycosyltransferase yields the protein MSTAIFSISLGLRLNEIEIPLNIDEVKWIERGAFFLNSIINLEFAKTYISHHPGVTNSWSIGISLLGSCWLERFFADWHHPELLAHISSCLNIDEPEIGIYIAPRLLQAFVTSTCLVGMHVLARQLIGPLPALIGTGLLVTEPFFVAYQRYISTDALQASFSILALLMLLLYLRGDRTRRALLISGTFAGLAVATKITALFALPAVIHWLILIEQGKLEPRFPTIGWQQRCRELSFWGATGLVTVIAIWPATWVRPLSVIKNLLTDLLDEADRGSLFFFGHTTDAPNPLFYPLVLIYRLSPVLQIGILICLICLIFVPLRKKVPNFVEVYAIALVPFWVLVLMSIPDSKIDRYIHFVTPELALLAGTGWSILVQSIGQTFQSAILGTILAVQLAFTTYLSPYNITFFNPVFGGARTAQNILTIGQGEGLEKVAGWLNNQPDSKEILVASWYRDALATYFRGRTSEINRFYLEDAFWLNVNYIVLYQNQLQRQLPDPDLLAYISSQKPVYTVRFDGINYALVYPGPVPTSDRLESLAVRPAVSLGTQVELIGYGPSLFEVDKSNNRIPVTLYWRFASPLPANALIRLELRDRSGEVVYRMDSPLVGGYLSPERVMPGTTIQDIQHLDIPDSIPSGHYYLSIGWIDGDRLLKFSNMVSLNRLEIVKIEGALK from the coding sequence TTGTCTACTGCAATTTTTTCGATCTCGCTTGGATTACGCCTTAATGAAATTGAGATCCCGCTCAATATCGACGAGGTAAAGTGGATCGAAAGAGGAGCATTCTTCCTCAACAGCATCATCAATTTGGAGTTTGCAAAGACATACATTTCTCACCATCCAGGTGTGACAAATAGTTGGAGTATTGGCATTAGTTTACTCGGTAGTTGTTGGCTAGAAAGATTTTTTGCGGATTGGCACCATCCAGAGTTATTAGCCCACATTAGCTCTTGTCTGAACATCGACGAACCGGAGATCGGTATCTATATTGCACCGCGCCTACTCCAAGCATTCGTTACTTCAACATGCTTAGTTGGCATGCACGTGCTAGCACGACAACTTATCGGACCCCTTCCAGCCTTGATTGGGACCGGCTTACTAGTTACCGAACCATTTTTCGTCGCATATCAACGATATATCAGCACGGATGCCTTACAAGCCAGCTTCAGTATCCTCGCACTGTTGATGCTCTTGCTTTATCTGCGCGGCGATCGCACTCGGCGAGCTCTCCTCATCTCCGGCACTTTCGCTGGGCTTGCCGTAGCTACAAAGATTACGGCTTTATTTGCATTACCAGCGGTTATCCATTGGTTGATTCTTATCGAGCAAGGCAAATTAGAACCGAGATTTCCAACAATTGGATGGCAACAAAGATGCCGCGAGCTCAGTTTTTGGGGAGCAACCGGGCTAGTAACGGTCATTGCAATCTGGCCGGCGACTTGGGTTCGCCCTCTATCGGTCATAAAAAACCTCTTAACCGACTTGCTAGATGAAGCCGATCGCGGCTCTCTATTTTTTTTCGGACACACAACTGATGCCCCCAACCCTCTCTTCTACCCATTGGTTCTAATTTATCGCCTTTCTCCCGTTTTACAAATAGGTATATTAATCTGTTTAATTTGTCTGATATTCGTACCTCTGCGCAAGAAAGTTCCAAATTTTGTGGAGGTATATGCGATTGCTCTCGTGCCGTTTTGGGTGTTGGTGTTGATGAGCATACCAGACAGTAAGATCGATCGCTATATTCATTTCGTCACCCCAGAACTCGCTTTGCTAGCTGGTACGGGTTGGTCTATTTTGGTGCAAAGTATTGGGCAAACATTCCAGTCGGCGATCCTGGGTACAATTTTGGCAGTCCAACTTGCATTCACTACCTATTTATCTCCTTACAATATCACCTTTTTCAACCCTGTATTCGGCGGTGCCCGAACCGCTCAAAATATCTTGACGATCGGTCAGGGAGAAGGTTTGGAGAAGGTTGCTGGGTGGTTAAACAATCAGCCCGATTCAAAGGAGATCCTTGTCGCGAGTTGGTATCGAGATGCTCTGGCGACCTATTTCCGCGGACGTACCTCTGAAATCAATAGGTTCTACTTAGAAGATGCGTTTTGGCTAAACGTTAATTATATTGTTCTTTATCAAAATCAACTACAACGACAGCTTCCCGACCCAGACTTGCTCGCGTACATTAGTAGTCAAAAACCTGTTTATACGGTTCGGTTTGATGGCATCAACTATGCGCTTGTCTATCCAGGGCCGGTTCCCACATCCGACCGACTGGAATCTCTGGCTGTCCGACCCGCCGTTTCTTTGGGAACGCAAGTAGAATTAATCGGCTACGGTCCCAGCCTCTTCGAGGTTGACAAAAGCAACAATCGAATTCCGGTCACACTCTACTGGCGCTTTGCTTCGCCGCTTCCAGCAAATGCTCTTATTCGCCTGGAACTCCGAGACCGCTCTGGGGAAGTAGTATACCGCATGGATTCGCCGTTAGTCGGCGGTTACTTATCCCCGGAAAGAGTTATGCCTGGAACGACTATACAAGATATCCAACATCTCGATATTCCCGACAGTATACCTTCAGGGCACTATTACCTAAGCATTGGTTGGATAGATGGCGATCGTCTGCTAAAATTTTCGAATATGGTGAGTCTTAATAGATTGGAGATCGTAAAAATAGAAGGTGCTTTGAAGTAG